One genomic segment of Amycolatopsis sp. WQ 127309 includes these proteins:
- a CDS encoding esterase-like activity of phytase family protein — protein MSPRVLPTVLALALIGGLAAAAPADATESHQRPIRLLGEKIVPNSLQYQGTTVGGLSSIDYDPRTGGYALICDDRSAINPARFYTATFPITAKGVGDVTFTGTKPLLRPDGTPYPPLTQNDPAKPQNEQTIDPEELRVDPWTGDYYWSQEGERTATTLIDPSIREARRDGKYVRDLPIPANEKMTPTAGPRQNLVLEGITFTGFGALLASDVEGPLLQDGPESTLTTGGVSRITLQGRYGPVLAQYAYPQEPIFASPVPAGAFATTGVSSMLAVDQADPTKFLMMERSFVTGVGNKVRVYEIDTTGATNVLNVPSLGAAKHVTPVKKRLLFDAADLELSTVDNLEGMTWGPKLPNGERSLVIVSDNNFSPTQVTQFVALAVPSERL, from the coding sequence ATGTCACCCCGCGTACTGCCCACCGTGTTGGCCCTTGCCCTGATCGGGGGATTGGCCGCCGCGGCGCCGGCCGATGCCACCGAGAGTCACCAGCGCCCGATCCGGTTGCTCGGCGAGAAGATCGTCCCGAACTCCCTGCAGTACCAGGGGACGACGGTCGGCGGCCTGTCCAGCATCGACTACGACCCCCGCACCGGCGGCTACGCCCTGATCTGCGACGACCGGTCGGCGATCAACCCGGCCCGGTTCTACACCGCGACCTTCCCGATCACGGCGAAGGGCGTCGGTGACGTCACCTTCACCGGCACGAAGCCGCTGCTGCGGCCGGACGGCACGCCGTACCCGCCGCTCACGCAGAATGACCCCGCCAAGCCGCAGAACGAGCAGACGATCGACCCCGAAGAGCTGCGCGTCGACCCGTGGACCGGCGACTACTACTGGTCGCAGGAGGGTGAGCGCACCGCGACGACGTTGATCGACCCGTCGATCCGCGAGGCGCGTCGCGACGGCAAGTACGTCCGTGACCTGCCGATCCCCGCGAACGAGAAGATGACGCCGACGGCAGGCCCGCGGCAGAACCTGGTGCTCGAGGGCATCACGTTCACCGGCTTCGGCGCGCTGCTGGCCAGCGACGTCGAGGGGCCGCTCCTGCAGGACGGCCCGGAGTCGACGCTGACGACCGGCGGCGTCTCCCGGATCACGCTGCAGGGCCGCTACGGCCCGGTCCTCGCCCAGTACGCCTACCCGCAGGAGCCGATCTTCGCGTCACCGGTCCCGGCCGGCGCGTTCGCGACGACCGGCGTCTCGTCGATGCTGGCCGTCGACCAGGCCGACCCGACGAAGTTCCTGATGATGGAGCGCTCGTTCGTCACCGGCGTCGGCAACAAGGTGCGCGTCTACGAAATCGACACGACGGGCGCGACGAACGTCCTGAACGTGCCGTCACTGGGCGCGGCGAAGCACGTCACGCCGGTCAAGAAGCGCCTGCTCTTCGACGCGGCCGACCTCGAATTGTCCACTGTGGACAACCTGGAGGGCATGACCTGGGGCCCGAAGCTGCCGAACGGCGAGCGCAGCCTGGTGATCGTCAGCGACAACAACTTCTCGCCCACCCAGGTCACGCAGTTCGTCGCACTGGCGGTCCCCTCCGAACGGCTTTGA
- a CDS encoding SdpI family protein yields MFAIALVPILLGVVVGWGGVLGVREKLTREGGTGVRTQAALRSEDAFKLANRVAGLPTAAGGAISILSGLAGLAMPSAGGLIAAALGGLVAMFVLVVGGGVLGNRAALTVPAPAPAAPAGCSGCACGEGGCGVFKKA; encoded by the coding sequence GTGTTCGCTATCGCGCTGGTTCCGATCCTGCTCGGTGTCGTCGTCGGCTGGGGCGGTGTCCTCGGCGTCCGCGAAAAACTGACGCGCGAAGGCGGCACCGGCGTGCGCACGCAGGCCGCGTTGCGCAGCGAAGACGCGTTCAAGCTCGCGAACCGCGTCGCCGGGTTGCCGACGGCCGCCGGTGGCGCGATCTCGATCCTCTCCGGGCTGGCCGGGCTCGCGATGCCGTCGGCCGGTGGCCTGATCGCCGCCGCGCTCGGGGGCCTCGTGGCGATGTTCGTGCTGGTCGTGGGCGGTGGCGTACTCGGCAACCGGGCCGCGCTGACCGTCCCCGCGCCGGCCCCGGCGGCGCCCGCCGGCTGCAGCGGCTGCGCGTGCGGCGAGGGCGGCTGCGGCGTCTTCAAGAAGGCCTAG
- a CDS encoding YqgE/AlgH family protein, translated as MGRVPADAEVEPGTLLVAAPTMVDPNFRRTVVFVIDHRDEGTLGVVLNRPSDVAVHDVLPNWGGHVAEPQSVFVGGPVEKKTALCLAALRTGETAASVPGVIAVRGPVALVDLDTDPEVLVPKVRGVRVFAGYAGWDSGQLAGEIERDDWVIVPALPSDILASPSGDLWSQVLRRQGVPIALLATHPGDLQRN; from the coding sequence ATGGGTCGCGTGCCAGCGGACGCCGAGGTTGAGCCGGGAACGCTCCTGGTCGCCGCCCCCACCATGGTCGACCCCAATTTCCGGCGGACCGTGGTGTTCGTCATCGATCACCGCGACGAGGGCACGCTCGGCGTCGTCCTGAACCGGCCGAGCGACGTCGCCGTGCACGACGTGCTGCCCAACTGGGGTGGCCACGTCGCCGAGCCGCAGTCCGTGTTCGTCGGCGGGCCGGTGGAGAAGAAGACGGCGTTGTGCCTGGCCGCGCTGCGCACCGGCGAGACCGCGGCGAGCGTGCCGGGCGTGATCGCGGTCCGCGGGCCGGTCGCGCTGGTCGACCTGGACACCGATCCCGAGGTCCTGGTGCCGAAGGTGCGCGGCGTGCGCGTGTTCGCCGGGTACGCGGGCTGGGACTCGGGCCAGCTGGCCGGCGAGATCGAGCGGGACGACTGGGTGATCGTGCCCGCGTTGCCGAGCGACATCCTGGCCTCGCCGAGCGGCGACCTGTGGAGCCAGGTGCTGCGCCGCCAGGGCGTGCCGATCGCGCTGCTGGCCACCCATCCGGGTGACCTTCAGCGGAACTAG
- a CDS encoding MFS transporter, with protein sequence MTISAQTATPRVGPKALLKDPAFRRLLFTRFAASWGDGVFRAGLAGAVLFNPERAADPLAIAGGFAALLLPYSVVGPFAGALLDRWDRRKVLIFANLLRGLAILASAAAVGFGFGGVGLFSLALAAEGISRFIGSGLSASLPHVVPPPSVVTANAFATTIGSVIAVIGGGCAIGLRALFGSDDAGSAYTTAFAVLGTLVAAFIARGFARGLLGPSVVDEPTNPLVAVARGLADGAKHAWRAPSVTAGFIALFAHRASFGVSLLVTVLLMRNYFTDHGLLRAGLPGLGQMAALAGAGLLIAGLLTARLIRRAGRVRAVLGALVVAAIAQSALGLPMVLPCALLASFFITGAGQVLKLCVDSSIQLDVADEARGRVFALYDTLFNITQVAAVSLGALVIPDDGRSPGLLIAATVCYLVGGAGYLLARRRTIR encoded by the coding sequence GTGACGATCAGCGCCCAGACGGCAACCCCGCGCGTAGGGCCGAAAGCGCTGCTCAAGGACCCGGCCTTCCGGCGTCTGCTCTTCACCCGCTTCGCCGCCAGCTGGGGTGACGGCGTCTTCCGCGCCGGGCTCGCCGGTGCCGTGCTCTTCAACCCCGAACGCGCCGCCGACCCGCTAGCCATCGCCGGCGGGTTCGCCGCGTTGCTGCTGCCGTACTCCGTCGTCGGGCCGTTCGCGGGGGCCCTGCTCGACCGCTGGGACCGGCGCAAGGTCCTGATCTTCGCGAACCTCCTGCGCGGCCTGGCGATCCTCGCGTCGGCCGCCGCCGTCGGGTTCGGGTTCGGCGGGGTCGGCCTGTTTTCCCTGGCCCTGGCCGCAGAAGGGATCTCCCGCTTCATCGGCTCCGGGCTCTCGGCGTCACTGCCGCACGTCGTCCCGCCGCCGAGTGTGGTGACGGCGAACGCGTTCGCCACGACGATCGGCTCGGTCATCGCCGTGATCGGCGGCGGCTGCGCGATCGGCTTGCGCGCCCTGTTCGGCAGCGACGACGCCGGCTCGGCGTACACGACGGCGTTCGCGGTGCTCGGCACCCTGGTCGCGGCGTTCATCGCCCGTGGGTTCGCGCGCGGGCTGCTCGGGCCGTCCGTGGTCGACGAGCCGACGAACCCGCTCGTCGCGGTCGCCCGCGGGCTGGCCGACGGCGCGAAGCACGCCTGGCGCGCGCCGAGCGTCACCGCCGGGTTCATCGCGCTCTTCGCGCACCGGGCGTCGTTCGGCGTCTCGCTGCTGGTCACCGTGCTGCTGATGCGCAACTACTTCACCGACCACGGTCTCCTGCGCGCCGGCCTGCCCGGGCTGGGGCAGATGGCCGCGCTGGCCGGGGCCGGGCTGCTCATCGCCGGCCTGCTGACCGCCCGGCTGATCCGCCGCGCCGGACGGGTGCGCGCGGTGCTCGGCGCGCTGGTCGTCGCGGCGATCGCGCAGTCCGCGCTCGGGCTGCCGATGGTGCTGCCGTGCGCGCTGCTCGCGTCGTTCTTCATCACCGGCGCGGGCCAGGTGCTGAAGCTCTGCGTCGATTCGTCGATCCAGCTCGACGTCGCCGATGAAGCCCGCGGCCGCGTCTTCGCGCTCTACGACACGCTCTTCAACATCACCCAGGTGGCGGCGGTA